One Mugil cephalus isolate CIBA_MC_2020 chromosome 10, CIBA_Mcephalus_1.1, whole genome shotgun sequence genomic window carries:
- the LOC125015459 gene encoding harmonin-like isoform X1 has protein sequence MEFELKLAKEKEEMYEREKQLKINRLVQEVSETEREDLEESVKVQHWVERLCQTRLEQISCVENESPELSPPRSPASEPMVKRFAGGLHLATTDLDDINLDDVDQSLRGPLKRLAPTQPGTSQPPPPLPLPPPSPKLNPTIPNYSPPTSRVSAQRRPPSPPGARKPPSSSSAMTNRGLRPQPHRSQPSRPPPSQHRAPAHSSSRPPSSPQPAPRPPPPPPPPPPPPPPPPPPPPPPPQHSQERGGGSTFGGYRQQQHHHHHHHHHLQHPPSPPEHRSEWETGGYLPRGGIYSSNASEMSYPSSPKVMRNTSHASHVSTSSSPLQLAPSPPNQRRQMGPVMSKPVMLPQSQTHRPDPHRPAVRSDVLPPEMLKRMVPFNSSFKSNNKRQVIQTSPHRRLCSSECFSAALPFFFLFHQVLLLVDWNLPFSFTLCALFVGAVAVSRSSCVVYA, from the exons aTGGAGTTCGAGCTGAAACTcgccaaagagaaagaagagatgtATGAGCGAGAGAAGCAGCTTAAGATCAATCGTCTGGTGCAGGAG GTTTCGGAGACGGAGCGGGAGGACCTCGAGGAGTCGGTGAAAGTGCAGCACTGGGTGGAGCGTCTCTGTCAGACTCGGTTGGAGCAGATCTCATGTGTGGAGAATGAATCGCCAGAG CTCTCCCCGCCTCGTTCTCCCGCCTCTGAGCCCATGGTGAAGCGTTTCGCCGGCGGCCTCCACCTGGCCACCACCGACCTGGACGACATCAACCTGGACGACGTGGATCAGAGCCTGAGGGGTCCCCTCAAAAGACTCGCCCCCACCCAGCCCGGCACCAGCCAGCCTCCGCCTCCCCTGCCTCTCCCCCCACCCTCGCCCAAGCTGAACCCCACCATCCCCAACTACTCCCCCCCTACGTCTCGAGTGTCCGCGCAGCGTCGGCCTCCTTCTCCGCCCGGCGCTAGAAAACCTCCGTCCTCCTCGTCTGCCATGACCAACCGGGGGCTCAGGCCTCAGCCGCACCGTTCCCAACCCTCTCGCCCACCTCCCTCCCAGCACCGCGCCCCCGCTCACTCATCATCGCGGCCTCCGTCGTCCCCTCAACCTGCTccccggcctcctcctcctcctcctccgccaccaccgcctcctcctcccccaccaccacctccgcctccacccCCGCAGCACTCTCAAGAACGAGGAGGAGGCAGCACCTTCGGTGGGtaccggcagcagcagcatcatcatcatcatcatcatcaccaccttcAACACCCTCCCAGTCCTCCGGAGCACAGGAGCGAATGGGAGACAGGCGGTTATCTCCCCAGGGGAGGGATTTACTCATCCAACGCCAGCGAAATGTCCTACCCCTCTAGTCCCAAG GTGATGAGAAATACCTCCCATGCCAGTCATGTTTCTACTTCAAGCAGTCCCCTG CAATTAGCTCCCAGCCCCCCCAACCAGAGGCGTCAGATGGGCCCCGTCATGTCTAAGCCCGTCATGCTGCCCCAGTCTCAGACGCACCGACCAGATCCGCACAGACCTGCCGTCCGTTCTGACGTCCTG ccTCCGGAAATGCTGAAACGGATGGTTCCTTTCAACTCATCctttaaatcaaacaacaaacGACAAGTAATCCAAACCTCACCCCATCGCcgcctctgctcctctgagtgcttttctgcagctcttccttttttttttttgtttcatcaggTTTTGCTTCTGGTTGACTGGAACCTGCCCTTTAGTTTTACATTGTGTGCTCTCTTTGTTGGCGCCGTCGCAGTCTCTAGATCCAGTTGTGTAGTTTACGCATGA
- the LOC125015459 gene encoding harmonin-like isoform X2 — protein MEFELKLAKEKEEMYEREKQLKINRLVQEVSETEREDLEESVKVQHWVERLCQTRLEQISCVENESPELSPPRSPASEPMVKRFAGGLHLATTDLDDINLDDVDQSLRGPLKRLAPTQPGTSQPPPPLPLPPPSPKLNPTIPNYSPPTSRVSAQRRPPSPPGARKPPSSSSAMTNRGLRPQPHRSQPSRPPPSQHRAPAHSSSRPPSSPQPAPRPPPPPPPPPPPPPPPPPPPPPPPQHSQERGGGSTFGGYRQQQHHHHHHHHHLQHPPSPPEHRSEWETGGYLPRGGIYSSNASEMSYPSSPKVMRNTSHASHVSTSSSPLQLAPSPPNQRRQMGPVMSKPVMLPQSQTHRPDPHRPAVRSDVLV, from the exons aTGGAGTTCGAGCTGAAACTcgccaaagagaaagaagagatgtATGAGCGAGAGAAGCAGCTTAAGATCAATCGTCTGGTGCAGGAG GTTTCGGAGACGGAGCGGGAGGACCTCGAGGAGTCGGTGAAAGTGCAGCACTGGGTGGAGCGTCTCTGTCAGACTCGGTTGGAGCAGATCTCATGTGTGGAGAATGAATCGCCAGAG CTCTCCCCGCCTCGTTCTCCCGCCTCTGAGCCCATGGTGAAGCGTTTCGCCGGCGGCCTCCACCTGGCCACCACCGACCTGGACGACATCAACCTGGACGACGTGGATCAGAGCCTGAGGGGTCCCCTCAAAAGACTCGCCCCCACCCAGCCCGGCACCAGCCAGCCTCCGCCTCCCCTGCCTCTCCCCCCACCCTCGCCCAAGCTGAACCCCACCATCCCCAACTACTCCCCCCCTACGTCTCGAGTGTCCGCGCAGCGTCGGCCTCCTTCTCCGCCCGGCGCTAGAAAACCTCCGTCCTCCTCGTCTGCCATGACCAACCGGGGGCTCAGGCCTCAGCCGCACCGTTCCCAACCCTCTCGCCCACCTCCCTCCCAGCACCGCGCCCCCGCTCACTCATCATCGCGGCCTCCGTCGTCCCCTCAACCTGCTccccggcctcctcctcctcctcctccgccaccaccgcctcctcctcccccaccaccacctccgcctccacccCCGCAGCACTCTCAAGAACGAGGAGGAGGCAGCACCTTCGGTGGGtaccggcagcagcagcatcatcatcatcatcatcatcaccaccttcAACACCCTCCCAGTCCTCCGGAGCACAGGAGCGAATGGGAGACAGGCGGTTATCTCCCCAGGGGAGGGATTTACTCATCCAACGCCAGCGAAATGTCCTACCCCTCTAGTCCCAAG GTGATGAGAAATACCTCCCATGCCAGTCATGTTTCTACTTCAAGCAGTCCCCTG CAATTAGCTCCCAGCCCCCCCAACCAGAGGCGTCAGATGGGCCCCGTCATGTCTAAGCCCGTCATGCTGCCCCAGTCTCAGACGCACCGACCAGATCCGCACAGACCTGCCGTCCGTTCTGACGTCCTGGTATGA